One window of the Delphinus delphis chromosome 20, mDelDel1.2, whole genome shotgun sequence genome contains the following:
- the LOC132416578 gene encoding leukocyte immunoglobulin-like receptor subfamily A member 6 isoform X3 — MTPSLTALLCLGESCDATSDVHPGTLPKPTIWAEPGSVIPWGSPVTIWCQGTRVAPVFRFHKEGSSPPWYRQAPLEHADKGNFFSISHMTQDYAGRYHCYYLSPTGWSESSDPLEMVVTGAHSKPTLSALPSPVVTSGGTVTLQCRSRQGLDGFILTKEGEPKSSWTLDAQRGPQGQTQALFPVGRVTPSHRWMIRCHGFYRDTPQVWSAPSDPLELLVPGVSGKPSLLTPQGPVVASGQSLTLQCRSDVGYDRFALSQEGRPALPQSPGRQPQAGLSQADFPLGPVTNTHAGRYRCYGGHNLSSEWSAPSDPLDILVAGSFPDTPSLSVQPGPVVASGENVTLLCQSRSTRETFLLSKEGAAQSPLRLRSKYRGGHFQAEFSMSPVTSAHNGTYRCYSLLSSNPYLLSHASAPLELAVSGAADTIHPPQNKSDPTESLPSHPQDYTVENLIRMGMAGSVLLGLGILLFQVQHGHGGPQDAARS, encoded by the exons ATCTGGGCTGAGCCAGGCTCTGTGATCCCCTGGGGGAGCCCCGTGACCATCTGGTGTCAGGGGACCCGGGTGGCCCCGGTGTTCCGTTTCCATAAAGAGGGAAGCTCACCTCCCTGGTACAGACAGGCCCCACTGGAGCACGCGGACAAGGGCAACTTCTTCTCCATCTCACACATGACACAGGACTACGCAGGGAGATATCACTGTTACTATCTCAGCCCCACTGGCTGGTCAGAGAGCAGTGACCCCCTGGAGATGGTGGTGACAG gGGCCCACAGCAAACCCACCCTCTCAGCCCTGCCGAGCCCTGTGGTGACCTCGGGAGGGACCGTGACCCTCCAGTGTCGCTCAAGGCAGGGACTGGACGGGTTCATTCTGACTAAGGAAGGAGAACCCAAGTCCTCCTGGACCCTGGATGCACAGCGAGGCCCCCAGGGGCAGACCCAGGCCCTGTTCCCCGTGGGTCGCGTGACCCCCAGCCACAGGTGGATGATCAGATGCCACGGCTTTTACAGGGACACCCCCCAGGTGTGGTCGGCCCCCAGTGACCCCCTGGAGCTCCTGGTCCCAG GTGTgtctgggaagccctccctcctgaCCCCGCAGGGCCCTGTCGTGGCCTCTGGACAGAGCCTGACCCTCCAGTGTCGCTCTGACGTCGGCTATGACAGATTCGCTCTGTCCCAGGAGGGGAGACCGGCCCTCCCCCAGAGCCCTGGCCggcagccccaggctgggctctCTCAGGCCGACTTCCCCCTGGGCCCAGTGACCAACACCCACGCGGGCCGGTATAGATGCTACGGTGGACACAACCTCTCCTCCGAGTGGTCTGCCCCCAGTGACCCCCTGGACATCCTGGTGGCAG gTTCGTTCCCTGACACGCCCTCCCTCTCGGTGCAGCCGGGCCCCGTGGTGGCCTCAGGAGAGAACGTGACCCTGCTGTGTCAGTCAAGGAGCACAAGGGAAACTTTCCTTCTGTCCAAGGAGGGGGCAGCCCAGTCCCCACTGCGTCTTAGATCAAAGTACCGAGGTGGGCATTTCCAGGCCGAATTCTCCATGAGTCCCGTGACCTCAGCCCACAATGGGACCTACAGGTGCTACAGCTTACTCAGCAGTAACCCCTACCTGCTGTCACACGCCAGTGCCCCCCTGGAGCTCGCGGTCTCAG GGG CAGCTGACACCATCCACCCGCCACAAAACAAGTCAGATCCCACGG AATCCCTACCCTCACACCCGCAAGACTACACAGTGGAGAACCTCATCCGGATGGGCATGGCCGGCTCCGTCCTGCTGGGCCTCGGGATTCTGCTCTTTCAGGTTCAACACGGCCACGGAGGACCCCAAGATGCAGCCAGGAGCTGA
- the LOC132416578 gene encoding leukocyte immunoglobulin-like receptor subfamily A member 6 isoform X2 — MTPSLTALLCLGLSVGLRTQEQARTLPKPTIWAEPGSVIPWGSPVTIWCQGTRVAPVFRFHKEGSSPPWYRQAPLEHADKGNFFSISHMTQDYAGRYHCYYLSPTGWSESSDPLEMVVTGAHSKPTLSALPSPVVTSGGTVTLQCRSRQGLDGFILTKEGEPKSSWTLDAQRGPQGQTQALFPVGRVTPSHRWMIRCHGFYRDTPQVWSAPSDPLELLVPGVSGKPSLLTPQGPVVASGQSLTLQCRSDVGYDRFALSQEGRPALPQSPGRQPQAGLSQADFPLGPVTNTHAGRYRCYGGHNLSSEWSAPSDPLDILVAGSFPDTPSLSVQPGPVVASGENVTLLCQSRSTRETFLLSKEGAAQSPLRLRSKYRGGHFQAEFSMSPVTSAHNGTYRCYSLLSSNPYLLSHASAPLELAVSGAADTIHPPQNKSDPTGGSDHVISCSESLPSHPQDYTVENLIRMGMAGSVLLGLGILLFQVQHGHGGPQDAARS, encoded by the exons ATCTGGGCTGAGCCAGGCTCTGTGATCCCCTGGGGGAGCCCCGTGACCATCTGGTGTCAGGGGACCCGGGTGGCCCCGGTGTTCCGTTTCCATAAAGAGGGAAGCTCACCTCCCTGGTACAGACAGGCCCCACTGGAGCACGCGGACAAGGGCAACTTCTTCTCCATCTCACACATGACACAGGACTACGCAGGGAGATATCACTGTTACTATCTCAGCCCCACTGGCTGGTCAGAGAGCAGTGACCCCCTGGAGATGGTGGTGACAG gGGCCCACAGCAAACCCACCCTCTCAGCCCTGCCGAGCCCTGTGGTGACCTCGGGAGGGACCGTGACCCTCCAGTGTCGCTCAAGGCAGGGACTGGACGGGTTCATTCTGACTAAGGAAGGAGAACCCAAGTCCTCCTGGACCCTGGATGCACAGCGAGGCCCCCAGGGGCAGACCCAGGCCCTGTTCCCCGTGGGTCGCGTGACCCCCAGCCACAGGTGGATGATCAGATGCCACGGCTTTTACAGGGACACCCCCCAGGTGTGGTCGGCCCCCAGTGACCCCCTGGAGCTCCTGGTCCCAG GTGTgtctgggaagccctccctcctgaCCCCGCAGGGCCCTGTCGTGGCCTCTGGACAGAGCCTGACCCTCCAGTGTCGCTCTGACGTCGGCTATGACAGATTCGCTCTGTCCCAGGAGGGGAGACCGGCCCTCCCCCAGAGCCCTGGCCggcagccccaggctgggctctCTCAGGCCGACTTCCCCCTGGGCCCAGTGACCAACACCCACGCGGGCCGGTATAGATGCTACGGTGGACACAACCTCTCCTCCGAGTGGTCTGCCCCCAGTGACCCCCTGGACATCCTGGTGGCAG gTTCGTTCCCTGACACGCCCTCCCTCTCGGTGCAGCCGGGCCCCGTGGTGGCCTCAGGAGAGAACGTGACCCTGCTGTGTCAGTCAAGGAGCACAAGGGAAACTTTCCTTCTGTCCAAGGAGGGGGCAGCCCAGTCCCCACTGCGTCTTAGATCAAAGTACCGAGGTGGGCATTTCCAGGCCGAATTCTCCATGAGTCCCGTGACCTCAGCCCACAATGGGACCTACAGGTGCTACAGCTTACTCAGCAGTAACCCCTACCTGCTGTCACACGCCAGTGCCCCCCTGGAGCTCGCGGTCTCAG GGG CAGCTGACACCATCCACCCGCCACAAAACAAGTCAGATCCCACGGGTG GCTCTGACCATGTGATCTCTTGTTCAGAATCCCTACCCTCACACCCGCAAGACTACACAGTGGAGAACCTCATCCGGATGGGCATGGCCGGCTCCGTCCTGCTGGGCCTCGGGATTCTGCTCTTTCAGGTTCAACACGGCCACGGAGGACCCCAAGATGCAGCCAGGAGCTGA
- the LOC132416578 gene encoding leukocyte immunoglobulin-like receptor subfamily A member 6 isoform X6 — MTPSLTALLCLGLSVGLRTQEQARTLPKPTIWAEPGSVIPWGSPVTIWCQGTRVAPVFRFHKEGSSPPWYRQAPLEHADKGNFFSISHMTQDYAGRYHCYYLSPTGWSESSDPLEMVVTGAHSKPTLSALPSPVVTSGGTVTLQCRSRQGLDGFILTKEGEPKSSWTLDAQRGPQGQTQALFPVGRVTPSHRWMIRCHGFYRDTPQVWSAPSDPLELLVPGVSGKPSLLTPQGPVVASGQSLTLQCRSDVGYDRFALSQEGRPALPQSPGRQPQAGLSQADFPLGPVTNTHAGRYRCYGGHNLSSEWSAPSDPLDILVAGSFPDTPSLSVQPGPVVASGENVTLLCQSRSTRETFLLSKEGAAQSPLRLRSKYRGGHFQAEFSMSPVTSAHNGTYRCYSLLSSNPYLLSHASAPLELAVSGAADTIHPPQNKSDPTGASHPQDYTVENLIRMGMAGSVLLGLGILLFQVQHGHGGPQDAARS, encoded by the exons ATCTGGGCTGAGCCAGGCTCTGTGATCCCCTGGGGGAGCCCCGTGACCATCTGGTGTCAGGGGACCCGGGTGGCCCCGGTGTTCCGTTTCCATAAAGAGGGAAGCTCACCTCCCTGGTACAGACAGGCCCCACTGGAGCACGCGGACAAGGGCAACTTCTTCTCCATCTCACACATGACACAGGACTACGCAGGGAGATATCACTGTTACTATCTCAGCCCCACTGGCTGGTCAGAGAGCAGTGACCCCCTGGAGATGGTGGTGACAG gGGCCCACAGCAAACCCACCCTCTCAGCCCTGCCGAGCCCTGTGGTGACCTCGGGAGGGACCGTGACCCTCCAGTGTCGCTCAAGGCAGGGACTGGACGGGTTCATTCTGACTAAGGAAGGAGAACCCAAGTCCTCCTGGACCCTGGATGCACAGCGAGGCCCCCAGGGGCAGACCCAGGCCCTGTTCCCCGTGGGTCGCGTGACCCCCAGCCACAGGTGGATGATCAGATGCCACGGCTTTTACAGGGACACCCCCCAGGTGTGGTCGGCCCCCAGTGACCCCCTGGAGCTCCTGGTCCCAG GTGTgtctgggaagccctccctcctgaCCCCGCAGGGCCCTGTCGTGGCCTCTGGACAGAGCCTGACCCTCCAGTGTCGCTCTGACGTCGGCTATGACAGATTCGCTCTGTCCCAGGAGGGGAGACCGGCCCTCCCCCAGAGCCCTGGCCggcagccccaggctgggctctCTCAGGCCGACTTCCCCCTGGGCCCAGTGACCAACACCCACGCGGGCCGGTATAGATGCTACGGTGGACACAACCTCTCCTCCGAGTGGTCTGCCCCCAGTGACCCCCTGGACATCCTGGTGGCAG gTTCGTTCCCTGACACGCCCTCCCTCTCGGTGCAGCCGGGCCCCGTGGTGGCCTCAGGAGAGAACGTGACCCTGCTGTGTCAGTCAAGGAGCACAAGGGAAACTTTCCTTCTGTCCAAGGAGGGGGCAGCCCAGTCCCCACTGCGTCTTAGATCAAAGTACCGAGGTGGGCATTTCCAGGCCGAATTCTCCATGAGTCCCGTGACCTCAGCCCACAATGGGACCTACAGGTGCTACAGCTTACTCAGCAGTAACCCCTACCTGCTGTCACACGCCAGTGCCCCCCTGGAGCTCGCGGTCTCAG GGG CAGCTGACACCATCCACCCGCCACAAAACAAGTCAGATCCCACGGGTG CCTCACACCCGCAAGACTACACAGTGGAGAACCTCATCCGGATGGGCATGGCCGGCTCCGTCCTGCTGGGCCTCGGGATTCTGCTCTTTCAGGTTCAACACGGCCACGGAGGACCCCAAGATGCAGCCAGGAGCTGA
- the LOC132416578 gene encoding leukocyte immunoglobulin-like receptor subfamily A member 6 isoform X5, producing the protein MTPSLTALLCLGLSVGLRTQEQARTLPKPTIWAEPGSVIPWGSPVTIWCQGTRVAPVFRFHKEGSSPPWYRQAPLEHADKGNFFSISHMTQDYAGRYHCYYLSPTGWSESSDPLEMVVTGAHSKPTLSALPSPVVTSGGTVTLQCRSRQGLDGFILTKEGEPKSSWTLDAQRGPQGQTQALFPVGRVTPSHRWMIRCHGFYRDTPQVWSAPSDPLELLVPGVSGKPSLLTPQGPVVASGQSLTLQCRSDVGYDRFALSQEGRPALPQSPGRQPQAGLSQADFPLGPVTNTHAGRYRCYGGHNLSSEWSAPSDPLDILVAGSFPDTPSLSVQPGPVVASGENVTLLCQSRSTRETFLLSKEGAAQSPLRLRSKYRGGHFQAEFSMSPVTSAHNGTYRCYSLLSSNPYLLSHASAPLELAVSGGSEVAALPPTEPESLPSHPQDYTVENLIRMGMAGSVLLGLGILLFQVQHGHGGPQDAARS; encoded by the exons ATCTGGGCTGAGCCAGGCTCTGTGATCCCCTGGGGGAGCCCCGTGACCATCTGGTGTCAGGGGACCCGGGTGGCCCCGGTGTTCCGTTTCCATAAAGAGGGAAGCTCACCTCCCTGGTACAGACAGGCCCCACTGGAGCACGCGGACAAGGGCAACTTCTTCTCCATCTCACACATGACACAGGACTACGCAGGGAGATATCACTGTTACTATCTCAGCCCCACTGGCTGGTCAGAGAGCAGTGACCCCCTGGAGATGGTGGTGACAG gGGCCCACAGCAAACCCACCCTCTCAGCCCTGCCGAGCCCTGTGGTGACCTCGGGAGGGACCGTGACCCTCCAGTGTCGCTCAAGGCAGGGACTGGACGGGTTCATTCTGACTAAGGAAGGAGAACCCAAGTCCTCCTGGACCCTGGATGCACAGCGAGGCCCCCAGGGGCAGACCCAGGCCCTGTTCCCCGTGGGTCGCGTGACCCCCAGCCACAGGTGGATGATCAGATGCCACGGCTTTTACAGGGACACCCCCCAGGTGTGGTCGGCCCCCAGTGACCCCCTGGAGCTCCTGGTCCCAG GTGTgtctgggaagccctccctcctgaCCCCGCAGGGCCCTGTCGTGGCCTCTGGACAGAGCCTGACCCTCCAGTGTCGCTCTGACGTCGGCTATGACAGATTCGCTCTGTCCCAGGAGGGGAGACCGGCCCTCCCCCAGAGCCCTGGCCggcagccccaggctgggctctCTCAGGCCGACTTCCCCCTGGGCCCAGTGACCAACACCCACGCGGGCCGGTATAGATGCTACGGTGGACACAACCTCTCCTCCGAGTGGTCTGCCCCCAGTGACCCCCTGGACATCCTGGTGGCAG gTTCGTTCCCTGACACGCCCTCCCTCTCGGTGCAGCCGGGCCCCGTGGTGGCCTCAGGAGAGAACGTGACCCTGCTGTGTCAGTCAAGGAGCACAAGGGAAACTTTCCTTCTGTCCAAGGAGGGGGCAGCCCAGTCCCCACTGCGTCTTAGATCAAAGTACCGAGGTGGGCATTTCCAGGCCGAATTCTCCATGAGTCCCGTGACCTCAGCCCACAATGGGACCTACAGGTGCTACAGCTTACTCAGCAGTAACCCCTACCTGCTGTCACACGCCAGTGCCCCCCTGGAGCTCGCGGTCTCAG GAGGCTCTGAAGTTGCGGCCCTTCCCCCCACGGAGCCAG AATCCCTACCCTCACACCCGCAAGACTACACAGTGGAGAACCTCATCCGGATGGGCATGGCCGGCTCCGTCCTGCTGGGCCTCGGGATTCTGCTCTTTCAGGTTCAACACGGCCACGGAGGACCCCAAGATGCAGCCAGGAGCTGA
- the LOC132416578 gene encoding leukocyte immunoglobulin-like receptor subfamily A member 6 isoform X1, with translation MTPSLTALLCLGLSVGLRTQEQARTLPKPTIWAEPGSVIPWGSPVTIWCQGTRVAPVFRFHKEGSSPPWYRQAPLEHADKGNFFSISHMTQDYAGRYHCYYLSPTGWSESSDPLEMVVTGAHSKPTLSALPSPVVTSGGTVTLQCRSRQGLDGFILTKEGEPKSSWTLDAQRGPQGQTQALFPVGRVTPSHRWMIRCHGFYRDTPQVWSAPSDPLELLVPGVSGKPSLLTPQGPVVASGQSLTLQCRSDVGYDRFALSQEGRPALPQSPGRQPQAGLSQADFPLGPVTNTHAGRYRCYGGHNLSSEWSAPSDPLDILVAGSFPDTPSLSVQPGPVVASGENVTLLCQSRSTRETFLLSKEGAAQSPLRLRSKYRGGHFQAEFSMSPVTSAHNGTYRCYSLLSSNPYLLSHASAPLELAVSGGSEVAALPPTEPGPQTESLPSHPQDYTVENLIRMGMAGSVLLGLGILLFQVQHGHGGPQDAARS, from the exons ATCTGGGCTGAGCCAGGCTCTGTGATCCCCTGGGGGAGCCCCGTGACCATCTGGTGTCAGGGGACCCGGGTGGCCCCGGTGTTCCGTTTCCATAAAGAGGGAAGCTCACCTCCCTGGTACAGACAGGCCCCACTGGAGCACGCGGACAAGGGCAACTTCTTCTCCATCTCACACATGACACAGGACTACGCAGGGAGATATCACTGTTACTATCTCAGCCCCACTGGCTGGTCAGAGAGCAGTGACCCCCTGGAGATGGTGGTGACAG gGGCCCACAGCAAACCCACCCTCTCAGCCCTGCCGAGCCCTGTGGTGACCTCGGGAGGGACCGTGACCCTCCAGTGTCGCTCAAGGCAGGGACTGGACGGGTTCATTCTGACTAAGGAAGGAGAACCCAAGTCCTCCTGGACCCTGGATGCACAGCGAGGCCCCCAGGGGCAGACCCAGGCCCTGTTCCCCGTGGGTCGCGTGACCCCCAGCCACAGGTGGATGATCAGATGCCACGGCTTTTACAGGGACACCCCCCAGGTGTGGTCGGCCCCCAGTGACCCCCTGGAGCTCCTGGTCCCAG GTGTgtctgggaagccctccctcctgaCCCCGCAGGGCCCTGTCGTGGCCTCTGGACAGAGCCTGACCCTCCAGTGTCGCTCTGACGTCGGCTATGACAGATTCGCTCTGTCCCAGGAGGGGAGACCGGCCCTCCCCCAGAGCCCTGGCCggcagccccaggctgggctctCTCAGGCCGACTTCCCCCTGGGCCCAGTGACCAACACCCACGCGGGCCGGTATAGATGCTACGGTGGACACAACCTCTCCTCCGAGTGGTCTGCCCCCAGTGACCCCCTGGACATCCTGGTGGCAG gTTCGTTCCCTGACACGCCCTCCCTCTCGGTGCAGCCGGGCCCCGTGGTGGCCTCAGGAGAGAACGTGACCCTGCTGTGTCAGTCAAGGAGCACAAGGGAAACTTTCCTTCTGTCCAAGGAGGGGGCAGCCCAGTCCCCACTGCGTCTTAGATCAAAGTACCGAGGTGGGCATTTCCAGGCCGAATTCTCCATGAGTCCCGTGACCTCAGCCCACAATGGGACCTACAGGTGCTACAGCTTACTCAGCAGTAACCCCTACCTGCTGTCACACGCCAGTGCCCCCCTGGAGCTCGCGGTCTCAG GAGGCTCTGAAGTTGCGGCCCTTCCCCCCACGGAGCCAGGCCCGCAGACGG AATCCCTACCCTCACACCCGCAAGACTACACAGTGGAGAACCTCATCCGGATGGGCATGGCCGGCTCCGTCCTGCTGGGCCTCGGGATTCTGCTCTTTCAGGTTCAACACGGCCACGGAGGACCCCAAGATGCAGCCAGGAGCTGA
- the LOC132416578 gene encoding leukocyte immunoglobulin-like receptor subfamily A member 6 isoform X4, translated as MTPSLTALLCLGLSVGLRTQEQARTLPKPTIWAEPGSVIPWGSPVTIWCQGTRVAPVFRFHKEGSSPPWYRQAPLEHADKGNFFSISHMTQDYAGRYHCYYLSPTGWSESSDPLEMVVTGAHSKPTLSALPSPVVTSGGTVTLQCRSRQGLDGFILTKEGEPKSSWTLDAQRGPQGQTQALFPVGRVTPSHRWMIRCHGFYRDTPQVWSAPSDPLELLVPGVSGKPSLLTPQGPVVASGQSLTLQCRSDVGYDRFALSQEGRPALPQSPGRQPQAGLSQADFPLGPVTNTHAGRYRCYGGHNLSSEWSAPSDPLDILVAGSFPDTPSLSVQPGPVVASGENVTLLCQSRSTRETFLLSKEGAAQSPLRLRSKYRGGHFQAEFSMSPVTSAHNGTYRCYSLLSSNPYLLSHASAPLELAVSAADTIHPPQNKSDPTESLPSHPQDYTVENLIRMGMAGSVLLGLGILLFQVQHGHGGPQDAARS; from the exons ATCTGGGCTGAGCCAGGCTCTGTGATCCCCTGGGGGAGCCCCGTGACCATCTGGTGTCAGGGGACCCGGGTGGCCCCGGTGTTCCGTTTCCATAAAGAGGGAAGCTCACCTCCCTGGTACAGACAGGCCCCACTGGAGCACGCGGACAAGGGCAACTTCTTCTCCATCTCACACATGACACAGGACTACGCAGGGAGATATCACTGTTACTATCTCAGCCCCACTGGCTGGTCAGAGAGCAGTGACCCCCTGGAGATGGTGGTGACAG gGGCCCACAGCAAACCCACCCTCTCAGCCCTGCCGAGCCCTGTGGTGACCTCGGGAGGGACCGTGACCCTCCAGTGTCGCTCAAGGCAGGGACTGGACGGGTTCATTCTGACTAAGGAAGGAGAACCCAAGTCCTCCTGGACCCTGGATGCACAGCGAGGCCCCCAGGGGCAGACCCAGGCCCTGTTCCCCGTGGGTCGCGTGACCCCCAGCCACAGGTGGATGATCAGATGCCACGGCTTTTACAGGGACACCCCCCAGGTGTGGTCGGCCCCCAGTGACCCCCTGGAGCTCCTGGTCCCAG GTGTgtctgggaagccctccctcctgaCCCCGCAGGGCCCTGTCGTGGCCTCTGGACAGAGCCTGACCCTCCAGTGTCGCTCTGACGTCGGCTATGACAGATTCGCTCTGTCCCAGGAGGGGAGACCGGCCCTCCCCCAGAGCCCTGGCCggcagccccaggctgggctctCTCAGGCCGACTTCCCCCTGGGCCCAGTGACCAACACCCACGCGGGCCGGTATAGATGCTACGGTGGACACAACCTCTCCTCCGAGTGGTCTGCCCCCAGTGACCCCCTGGACATCCTGGTGGCAG gTTCGTTCCCTGACACGCCCTCCCTCTCGGTGCAGCCGGGCCCCGTGGTGGCCTCAGGAGAGAACGTGACCCTGCTGTGTCAGTCAAGGAGCACAAGGGAAACTTTCCTTCTGTCCAAGGAGGGGGCAGCCCAGTCCCCACTGCGTCTTAGATCAAAGTACCGAGGTGGGCATTTCCAGGCCGAATTCTCCATGAGTCCCGTGACCTCAGCCCACAATGGGACCTACAGGTGCTACAGCTTACTCAGCAGTAACCCCTACCTGCTGTCACACGCCAGTGCCCCCCTGGAGCTCGCGGTCTCAG CAGCTGACACCATCCACCCGCCACAAAACAAGTCAGATCCCACGG AATCCCTACCCTCACACCCGCAAGACTACACAGTGGAGAACCTCATCCGGATGGGCATGGCCGGCTCCGTCCTGCTGGGCCTCGGGATTCTGCTCTTTCAGGTTCAACACGGCCACGGAGGACCCCAAGATGCAGCCAGGAGCTGA
- the LOC132416578 gene encoding leukocyte immunoglobulin-like receptor subfamily A member 6 isoform X7, whose amino-acid sequence MTPSLTALLCLGLSVGLRTQEQARTLPKPTIWAEPGSVIPWGSPVTIWCQGTRVAPVFRFHKEGSSPPWYRQAPLEHADKGNFFSISHMTQDYAGRYHCYYLSPTGWSESSDPLEMVVTGAHSKPTLSALPSPVVTSGGTVTLQCRSRQGLDGFILTKEGEPKSSWTLDAQRGPQGQTQALFPVGRVTPSHRWMIRCHGFYRDTPQVWSAPSDPLELLVPGVSGKPSLLTPQGPVVASGQSLTLQCRSDVGYDRFALSQEGRPALPQSPGRQPQAGLSQADFPLGPVTNTHAGRYRCYGGHNLSSEWSAPSDPLDILVAGSFPDTPSLSVQPGPVVASGENVTLLCQSRSTRETFLLSKEGAAQSPLRLRSKYRGGHFQAEFSMSPVTSAHNGTYRCYSLLSSNPYLLSHASAPLELAVSESLPSHPQDYTVENLIRMGMAGSVLLGLGILLFQVQHGHGGPQDAARS is encoded by the exons ATCTGGGCTGAGCCAGGCTCTGTGATCCCCTGGGGGAGCCCCGTGACCATCTGGTGTCAGGGGACCCGGGTGGCCCCGGTGTTCCGTTTCCATAAAGAGGGAAGCTCACCTCCCTGGTACAGACAGGCCCCACTGGAGCACGCGGACAAGGGCAACTTCTTCTCCATCTCACACATGACACAGGACTACGCAGGGAGATATCACTGTTACTATCTCAGCCCCACTGGCTGGTCAGAGAGCAGTGACCCCCTGGAGATGGTGGTGACAG gGGCCCACAGCAAACCCACCCTCTCAGCCCTGCCGAGCCCTGTGGTGACCTCGGGAGGGACCGTGACCCTCCAGTGTCGCTCAAGGCAGGGACTGGACGGGTTCATTCTGACTAAGGAAGGAGAACCCAAGTCCTCCTGGACCCTGGATGCACAGCGAGGCCCCCAGGGGCAGACCCAGGCCCTGTTCCCCGTGGGTCGCGTGACCCCCAGCCACAGGTGGATGATCAGATGCCACGGCTTTTACAGGGACACCCCCCAGGTGTGGTCGGCCCCCAGTGACCCCCTGGAGCTCCTGGTCCCAG GTGTgtctgggaagccctccctcctgaCCCCGCAGGGCCCTGTCGTGGCCTCTGGACAGAGCCTGACCCTCCAGTGTCGCTCTGACGTCGGCTATGACAGATTCGCTCTGTCCCAGGAGGGGAGACCGGCCCTCCCCCAGAGCCCTGGCCggcagccccaggctgggctctCTCAGGCCGACTTCCCCCTGGGCCCAGTGACCAACACCCACGCGGGCCGGTATAGATGCTACGGTGGACACAACCTCTCCTCCGAGTGGTCTGCCCCCAGTGACCCCCTGGACATCCTGGTGGCAG gTTCGTTCCCTGACACGCCCTCCCTCTCGGTGCAGCCGGGCCCCGTGGTGGCCTCAGGAGAGAACGTGACCCTGCTGTGTCAGTCAAGGAGCACAAGGGAAACTTTCCTTCTGTCCAAGGAGGGGGCAGCCCAGTCCCCACTGCGTCTTAGATCAAAGTACCGAGGTGGGCATTTCCAGGCCGAATTCTCCATGAGTCCCGTGACCTCAGCCCACAATGGGACCTACAGGTGCTACAGCTTACTCAGCAGTAACCCCTACCTGCTGTCACACGCCAGTGCCCCCCTGGAGCTCGCGGTCTCAG AATCCCTACCCTCACACCCGCAAGACTACACAGTGGAGAACCTCATCCGGATGGGCATGGCCGGCTCCGTCCTGCTGGGCCTCGGGATTCTGCTCTTTCAGGTTCAACACGGCCACGGAGGACCCCAAGATGCAGCCAGGAGCTGA